In Acanthopagrus latus isolate v.2019 chromosome 17, fAcaLat1.1, whole genome shotgun sequence, the following are encoded in one genomic region:
- the LOC119006202 gene encoding mucin-2 — translation METLLALWIALSVTASVSSTTTAVAMTTTPSVTSSQDFSTPAVSMTTVSLTNKTETSPPSNQTTPEPTASPPSNRTTPEPTASPPSNRTTPQPTASPPSHRTTPEPTASPPSDRTTPEPTASPPSDRTTPEPTASPPSDRTTPEPTASPPSDRTTPEPTASPPSDRTTPEPTASPPSDRTTPEPTASPPSDRTTPGPTASPPSNRTTPGPTASPPSNRTTPEPTASPPSNRTTPEPTASPPSNRTTPEPTASPPSNRTTPEPTASPPSNQTTPGPTASPPSNTTAASPGSSNTTTSRSPGFVSTNKPITSQSSSVAPPLAGGGSVPGWGIALLVLAALVLLLLILLLIGLLLWCCCYRGRYKGFSPYDQLTHGDDIPLYTTHSRFEGPNGKPHDDLNRPMKNRTGTYTVTQ, via the exons ATGGAGACGCTGCTCGCACTCTGGATCGCTCTCAGCGTCACGGCCTCAG tgTCTTCCACTACTACTGCTGTTGCCATGACGACCACCCCATCAGTTACAAGCAGCCAAGATTTTTCTACACCTGCTGTATCCATGACAACTGTCAGCTTGACCAACAAGACGGAAACCAGTCCTCCCAGTAACCAGACGACACCAGAACCCACCGCCAGTCCTCCCAGTAACCGGACGACACCAGAACCCACCGCCAGTCCTCCCAGTAACCGGACGACACCACAACCCACCGCCAGTCCTCCCAGTCACCGGACGACACCAGAACCCACCGCCAGTCCTCCCAGTGACCGGACGACACCAGAACCCACCGCCAGTCCTCCCAGTGACCGGACGACACCAGAACCCACCGCCAGTCCTCCCAGTGACCGGACGACACCAGAACCCACCGCCAGTCCTCCCAGTGACCGGACGACACCAGAACCCACCGCCAGTCCTCCCAGTGACCGGACGACACCAGAACCCACCGCCAGTCCTCCCAGTGACCGGACGACACCAGAACCCACCGCCAGTCCTCCCAGTGACCGGACGACACCAGGACCCACCGCCAGTCCTCCCAGTAACCGGACGACACCAGGACCCACCGCCAGTCCTCCCAGTAACCGGACGACACCAGAACCCACCGCCAGTCCTCCCAGTAACCGGACGACACCAGAACCCACCGCCAGTCCTCCCAGTAACCGGACGACACCAGAACCCACCGCCAGTCCTCCCAGTAACCGGACGACACCAGAACCCACCGCCAGTCCTCCCAGTAACCAGACGACACCAGGACCCACCGCCAGTCCTCCCAGTAACACCACAGCAGCCTCACCTGGATCCTCAAACACAACGACCAGCAGATCACCAGGTTTTGTTTCCACAAATAAACCAATCACATCCCAGAGTTCGTCTGTGGCCCCGCCCCTGGCTGGTGGCGGCAGTGTTCCTGGTTGGGGGATTGCCCTGCTGGTTCTGGctgctctggttctgctgctgctgatcctgCTGCTGATCGGACTG ctgctttggTGTTGCTGCTACAGGGGGCGCTACAAAGGCTTCAGCCCCTACGACCAGCTGACCCACGGAGACGACATCCCTCTGTACACCACACACAGCCGCTTCGAAGGGCCCAACGGGAAACCACAT GATGACCTGAACAGGCCGATGAAGAACCGGACCGGGACGTACACGGTGACCCAATAA
- the nudt17 gene encoding nucleoside diphosphate-linked moiety X motif 17, with amino-acid sequence MMDKMRRILVYVCKDGAAPQRAQFVQSITGHFSDGGGDEVEVNCSLDKNQFILRRADRGRGIPLKRPAFCPIKHLSVTEAAAIPLDVQRRGTDVGVAIILQTANQRVLLTRRAKELRIFPNVWVPPGGHVEPDETLLDAGLRELQEETGLKLEQEEVSPKILGLWESVYPPMLSRGLPQRHHIVIYMLLLSSLSHLQLQASLSPSPAEVSACLWADSQLVRAIVSAVDGGEGEVPVDDLPSSISVSQVSTEGALSDSTLPVSVLISRAPVSGPDVERVSTGTKFALELWLKSLETSDL; translated from the exons atGATGGATAAAATGAGGAGGATCCTGGTGTACGTCTGTAAAGACGGAGCGGCTCCACAACGAGCTCAGTTCGTTCAG agtaTAACGGGTCACTTCAGCGATGGCGGCGGTGATGAGGTGGAGGTGAACTGCTCTCTGGACAAGAACCAGTTCATCCTGCGCCGAGCAGACAGAGGACGAGGGATTCCTCTGAAG AGGCCCGCCTTCTGTCCCATcaaacacctgtcagtcacagaggCAGCTGCGATCCCATTGGACGTTCAGCGGCGTGGAACAGATGTAGGTGTGGCCATCATCCTgcagacagccaatcagagagtgCTGCTGACACGGCGGGCGAAGGAGCTTCGGATATTTCCCAACGTCTGGGTTCCTCCAG GCGGCCATGTTGAGCCAGATGAGACG ctgctgGATGCAGGCCTCAGGGAGTTACAGGAGGAAACTGGACTGAAACTGGAACAAGAGGAAGTTTCTCCAAAAATACTGGGACTCTGGGAG tcggTGTACCCCCCCATGCTGTCCAGAGGACTTCCTCAGAGACATCACATCGTCatctacatgctgctgctgtcctccctgtctcacctgcagctccag GCGTCTCTGAGCCCGTCTCCTGCTGAGGTCAGTGCCTGTCTGTGGGCCGACAGCCAGCTGGTCAGAGCCATCGTGTCCGCCGTGGATGGAGGGGAGGGCGAGGTTCCGGTGGACGACCTGCCGAGCAGCATCAG TGTGTCACAGGTTTCCACAGAAGGAGCTCTGAGCGACTCCACACTGCCGGTGTCGGTGTTGATCAGTAGGGCTCCGGTCAGCGGCCCAGACGTGGAGCGGGTCAGCACCGGGACCAAGTTCGCCCTGGAGCTGTGGCTGAAGAGCCTGgagacctctgacctctga
- the si:dkey-7j14.6 gene encoding high affinity immunoglobulin epsilon receptor subunit beta, whose translation MTSTSVTKIGGVVVVTQVIPQDEKSIPLHSAATSAETTPTSTHAPPPVRQAPPAAPTKMDDMTSVFMKAGPQCLGVAQIFIGMLCVLFSVTAAYSPALLLHAPFCLGVTFVFSGSLALAAVRRTSVGLVRASLVWNVIGAVMGLVGVAFTCWLLADRRPGVRFCNTVPWGDYQPTQEQIRRCISDMRLMDVSLYGSLGLLLVLLVLQFCVAITVCVFSARAIRRHNNYAPLRVEVDDCTLQRDGASSPADSDVALLDSECPNSP comes from the exons ATGACATCCACATCTGTCACTAAGATCGGTGGAGTGGTGGTGGTCACCCAGGTGATCCCTCAGGATGAGAAGTCCATTCCTCTCCACTCTGCTGCCACTTCCGCAGAGACCACGCCTACTTCCACACATGCCCCACCCCCTGTCAGGCAGGCCCCGCCCGCTGCTCCAACCAAGATGGACGACATGACCTCCGTCTTCATGAAGGCGGGGCCACAGTGTCTCGGG gttgcCCAGATCTTCATCGGCATGCTGTGTGTCCTGTTCAGTGTGACTGCTGCCTACTCGCCGGCTCTGCTGCTCCACGCTCCGTTCTGTCTCGGAGTCACT TTCGTGTTCTCCGGCTCTCTGGCGTTGGCGGCAGTCAGACGGACTTCAGTCGGACTG GTGCGAGCGTCTCTGGTGTGGAACGTGATTGGTGCTGTGATGGGCCTGGTGGGCGTGGCCTTCACCTGCTGGCTTCTGGCCGATCGCCGCCCCGGAGTGCGGTTCTGTAACACAGTACCGTGGGGGGACTACCAGCCCACACAAGAGCAGATACGGAGATGCATCAGTGATATGAGGTTGATGGAT gtgtCGCTGTACGGATCTCTCGGCCTCCTCctggttctgctggttctgcagTTTTGCGTCGCcatcactgtttgtgttttctctgccagAGCCATCAGACGCCACAACAACTACGCCCCCCTCAGG gTGGAGGTTGATGACTGCACCCTTCAGCGGGACGGTGCATCGTCACCAGCCGACAGCGACGTCGCCTTGTTGGACAGCGAGTGTCCAAACTCACCATGA